CTGAAATCGCTGCTAAAATGATTCGAGATTTGATTTAGAATTATGACAAACACCAAATAATAGTATTTATAATAGAACTAACTATATTAAAATAATAAATTATGACAAATGGATTTGAATTTTGGGATTATGCTGTTTTTGTAGCCTATGCCATTTTAATTTTAGGCGTGGGATTATGGGTTTCTAGAGATAAGGACGGTCATGAGAAAAACGCTGAGGATTATTTTTTAGCAAGTAAGTCGCTACCCTGGTGGGCCATAGGCACCTCTTTAATTGCGGCCAATATTTCTGCAGAACAATTTATTGGTATGTCAGGTTCTGGGTTTGCATTGGGGTTAGCCATTGCATCCTATGAATGGATGGGGGCCATAACTTTAATTATAGTGGGTAAGTATTTTTTACCCATTTTCATTGAGAAAGGGCTTTATACAATTCCTGAGTTTGTTGAAAAACGATTCTCTACAAACCTTAAAACCATTCTTGCCGTATTTTGGATTGCGCTTTATGTATTTGTTAATCTAGCATCCGTATTATATTTGGGTGGATTGGCTATTGAAACCATCATGGGAGTAGATATGATTTATGCTGTCATTGGTCTAGCGTTATTTGCTGCCGCTTATTCATTATATGGTGGTTTATCTGCAGTAGCTTGGACAGACGTTATTCAGGTCGTCTTTTTGGTTTTAGGGGGCTTAGCAACAACCTATTTAGCCCTAAACACCGTGTCTGGTGGTGAGGGTGTTATAGTAGGTTTTTCTAAAGTGGTAGAAGCTGCTCCAGAAAAATTTCATATGATATTAGATGAATTTAATGCCGATGGAAGTACCAATGCCAACTACTTAAATCTACCAGGTATTTGGGTACTAATTGGTGGTTTGTGGGTTGCTAATATATATTATTGGGGTTTCAACCAATACATTATCCAAAGAACATTAGCTGCTAAATCTTTAAAAGAATCTCAAAAAGGAATTTTATTAGCTGCAGCCTTAAAAATAGTAATACCACTTATCGTTGTTATACCAGGTATTGCCGCCTATGTTATGGTCAATGATCCTGAAATAATGAAAGGTTTGGGAGAAGCAGGGCAATTGAGTTTGCCTTCATCAGGACAAGCTGATAAAGCTTACCCTTGGTTATTACAATTTTTACCCACAGGACTTAAAGGTGTGGCGTTTGCCGCTTTAGCAGCAGCTATCGTATCGTCTTTAGCTTCTATGCTAAACTCTACATCCACCATCTTTACTATGGATATTTATAAGCAATACATTAATAAAAATGCGAATGATAAAGTTACTGTAAATGTAGGTCGTATTTCTGCAGCTGTTGCATTAGTTATAGCTGTAATTATGGCACCACTTTTGGGAGGCATAGACCAAGCCTTCCAGTTTATTCAATAATGGACAGGAGTCGTTAGTCCAGGTATTTTAGCAGTGTTTATTCTAGGTTTATTTTGGAAAAAAACAACTAATAATGCAGCTATTTGGGGCGCACTGTTATCTATTCCAATTGCTTTATTGTTGAAATATGCTCCAATTCCTGCTTTAGAGCCTTGGATGCATCAAATGGGATTAACCGCAGTAATTACTATGCTGGTCATAATTGTAATAAGTTATCTTCAAAACAAAGGACAGGATGATGAAAAGGGCATTGTTTTATCTAAAAAGTTATTTGAAACATCACCTTTATTCAATATAGGATCTTTCGTTGTATGTATTGTAACGGCTGTATTATATTGTTTGTTTTGGTAATTTATTTTAAAAAATTAAAAATTTAATCAAAAAATAATGAAACAAAAAATAGTAGTAACTGGTGGATTAGGGTTTATTGGTTCTCATGTTGTAGTAGAGCTTCAAAATGAAGGGTTTGAAGTTATAATTATTGATAATCTTTCAAATTCGTCAGAGGACGTTTTAGAGGGTATAAAAGCCATAACAGGAGTCCAACCATTATTTGAAAAACTAGATTTAAGAGATAAATCTTTAGTGGTGGATTTTTTTAGCCGACATCATGATATTATGGGGGTTATTCATTTTGCAGCTTCTAAAGCAGTTGGCGAAAGCGTGAAATTACCATTATTGTATTATGAGAATAACTTAAATACATTGATCTATATTCTACAAGAATTACAAAAGAAAGAATCTTCAAATTTCATTTTTAGCTCATCATGCACGGTATATGGTCAAGCGGATACGCTACCTATTACTGAGGCCGCACCGATAAAAGAAGCTGAATCTCCATACGGAAATACAAAGCAAATTGGCGAAGAAATAATACATGATACATGCAAGGTTTTAGAAAATTTAAAAGCTATAGCCCTGAGGTATTTTAATCCAATTGGGGCGCATGACTCTGTCATTATTGGCGAGTTGCCAATTGGAACCCCACAAAATTTAGTACCATTTATTACTCAAACTGGGATAGGTTTACGTGAAGAATTATCTGTTTTTGGCGATGATTATCCAACAGAAGATGGTACTTGTATAAGAGATTATATCCATGTGGTAGATTTAGCAAAAGCACATGTTGCTGCTCTAAAGCGACTAATCAGTGGCGATAACGCTGATAATTATGAAGTGTTTAACATAGGCACGGGGAAGGGTTCATCAGTGCTAGAAGTGATTTCTGCGTTTGAAGCTGTTTCAAACCAAAAATTAAATTACAAAATTGTAGAGAGACGGGAAGGCGATGTTATAGCGGCATATGCTGATACCACAAAAGCAAATAACGTGCTAGGTTGGAAACCTAAATTGGATTTAATGGATGCATTATCCTCAGCTTGGAAATGGGAGCAGCGAATTAAATAGACCTGTATACACTTTTATAAATTTTGAGTTAAGCGATTTATAATAATATCAAAAGAAAACATAGTATTACACCATATTTACTCCTGTATGGCAATAAAGTACTGTATTAAAAGGATAGTTACATTTTGTATCGGCATAAGTCTCTTTTTAAACTTGAACAAAAAGGTTCGTTAATAATTAAAGAAACAATTAGTAACCGGTTAAATAAGTTTTTTTACCAGAGTTAAAGTTAAAAATCGGTAACTATTTTAATAAACTCTACACAAACAAAACGGAAGCTATTTTTATTGATTTTAGAAAAGCAACGCAGTTTATAAATTTCAGGACTAGAAGAAATTATGGAAGTACTAAATGAGGAAGAAAATACCAAAAAAAGTGTTTATCCAAAAATCTCCACCACCTCCCGATTAATCCGATCAAAATTCTCTTGAACATCCTCTTTGGTATAGGGTTTTTCCAATTCCGGGAGCTGTTTTTTAATTTTAGGTAGTTGGAAGTGCACCTTTTTATCCTTCCCATCCGCAAAGGTGACAAACTCCCCTTGCTCTAATCGAAAGAAAACATCCGCACGTATTTTGGCGACCTCTTTTTCCCCAGTGGCAATCTGAGTGTCAAAATTGAGATTATGCCCACGATTGATACTCGTAGTTTCCTTGCGTACAATTTCAAAAAAGCGCTCATAGTATTTTGCGGTATCCGGATCATTGACTTTCCCAAAAAACTGATACGATAAGTTACTCCAGATTGCCTTGCTTGCTTTATCCCCATACATAATGTCGTTTTGAATTTTATCCTGCATCACATAAACGGTTGCAATGTCATAACTCCGAAACGTTGCCGGAATTCGCTGTATATTGAGCAGTCGAATAGTTGGAGCTTCTTCCAGAAGTAAAAAAGGAGGCTTTTTATTTCGGATACTCATTTGTTTGGTAATGGTGTGAATAATGGCTGCAATGATTGGAGAATATGCGGTCTCATATTTGGGATTGTTGACCACCGAAATAACCGCTGAATCTTCCTGCCCATTAATATCTAACGGAACTTCATCCGCAGACAAAGCCATAAAGATGCTTTTGGTACTGATTCTTTTAAACGCATTAGACAAGGTGCTTTTCACCCCTGCCGTTTGCCACTCGGAGTCTTTGCCGCCGATAAAGCCATTTGCCATAGCTTTCGAAGTAGCATTGCTCTCTAAAAAAGAAATAAGACTTTTCGTATCTAGATATTGAAAGATGGCAATTACATGGGTTACGGTGCAGCACTTTGGGTAATTGGTTTTTAGTTTCCAAATAAGTCCACCAACCAAACCCTCCGCAGCATAATTAAAGAAGCGAGATGTACCGGTGACTACAGATTCCTTTTGCTCTAATAGGTTTTCCATAAGAACCCGTAAAATTTGATTGACACTTTCTTCATTTTCGAGATAATGCGGAGCTATAGAGTTTACTTTTTGAAATGTCCTGTCTGGCATACAATCAGACATTTTTCTGTTAGCCAATGGTGTCGAATATGGTATTAATTCATTTTTGGATTCTTCAACAATCTTTACATAGACTTACTTATGCCTATATGTTTCAGGGTGAAATACGATGCCGATTACAAATCCCTTTTCTTTAGCTAAATTGAATAAGGCTACAACTTCGTAAAATTTATTATTCTACCTTCAAATTCATAGCGATTGTGGACAAAAAGAAACATTTGATATCAATGCTAATGCAGATTAGAAAAAAGTGAAATGTTGTACCTATGTTGTACCCGCGTCAAAAAAAGGCTTAAAAACGACCCTTTTTTTAACAAAAAAAGCCGAAGATTTCTCTTCGACTTTTGTGCGGGTGAAAGGACTCGAACCTTCACACCGTGAGGCACTTGATCCTAAGTCAAGCGTGTCTACCAATTTCACCACACCCGCATTTTAACAATATTTTAAGAACTTTTATTAGGTTAGCTCCTAAGTCTAGCGTGTCTACCAATTCCACCACGCCTGCATAATTCTAAATTTTATACAAATACGCATATAAAATTTGTTAATTGGGGTGCAAATATAATCAATCTTTATAAAAAGCCATACGGTTCATTTATATTTTTATTACTTTTGAGTATATTAATCATTAATCTCATCATGGACAACTTAAAACCTTACGTACAACAACATAAAGAACGTTTTATAAATGAACTCATTGAAATTTTAAAAATACCCTCAATTAGTGCAGATTCTGCTTTTAGTCAAGATGTTATAGACACCTCTGAAGCAGTTAAAACGGCTTTAGAAAATGCAGGTTGCGACCATGTGGAAATATGTGAAACGCCAGGTTACCCGATAGTTTATGGCGAAAAAATAATTGATAAAAACTTACCTACTGTTTTAGTTTATGGTCATTATGATGTGCAACCACCAGATCCGTTAAATTTATGGAACTCACCTCCTTTTGAACCTGTTATTAAAAAAACAGAAATTCATCCTGAAGGTGCCATTTTTGCTAGAGGATCTTGTGATGATAAAGGTCAAATGTATATGCACGTTAAGGCATTGGAATATATGACAGAAAATAACAACTTGCCTTGTAATGTAAAGTTCATGATTGAAGGTGAAGAAGAAGTTGGTTCTGAAAGTTTAGCATGGTTTGTTAAACAAAATCAAGAAAAACTAGCCAATGATGTGATCTTAATTTCAGATACGGGCATGATTAGCAATACGCAACCATCTATTACCACAGGCTTACGTGGTTTAAGTTACGTTGAAGTTGAAGTTACTGGTCCAAATAGAGATTTACACTCAGGCTTGTATGGTGGTGCCGTAGCTAATCCTATTAATGTGTTAACGAAAATGATTGCTTCATTACACGATGAAGATAATCATATTACCATACCTGGGTTTTATGACAACGTTGAAGAGTTATCGGCTGCTGAACGTGCTGAAATGGCTAAAGCTCCTTTTTCTTTAGAGGATTATAAAAATGCAATAGACATTGATGCTGTTTATGGCGAGAAAGGATATACCACAAATGAAAGAAACTCAATTAGGCCCACTTTAGACGTTAATGGTATTTGGGGTGGCTATACTGGTGAAGGTGCCAAAACAGTTATTGCCAGTAAGGCATTTGCAAAAATATCTATGCGTTTAGTACCACATCAAGATTGGGTTGAAATTACTGAATTATTCAAAAAACATTTTGAAAGTATTGCCCCAAAAGGGGTACGTGTAGTAGTTAAACCTCATCATGGTGGACAAGGATATGTTACACCAATAGATAATATTGGTTATAAAGCAGCTGCAAAAGCTTATGAAGACAGTTTCGGTGTAACTCCTATACCACAACGTAGTGGAGGCAGCATACCAATTGTAGCTTTATTTGAACAAGAATTAAAAAGTAAAACTATTTTAATGGGCTTCGGTTTAGATAGCGACGCTATTCATTCACCTAACGAACATTTCGGAATATTTAATTATTTAAAAGGCATTGAAACAATTCCTTTATTTTATAAATATTTTACAGAGTTAAGCTCTAAGTAGTAAACTTTATTAAACGAAGAAATAACACGAAGAAGAGTGCAGATTACCTCTTCATAAAAAATCATTTCAGAGCCGGTGGCTGTGAAATGATTTTTTATTTTACGAATATTTTAATTTTTAAAACTAGTGATTCACCGAAAGTATTGACCAAGATTCTGGACATACATTATTCTTCGTCACAAATTGATTAAAATCTAATGGCCAAGCATTAGTCTCACTTTTACTATTTTTACTAGAAACCATGCGTTTATATTGCTTAGCAATATGTGCATTGAATTTACTTTTTTTAGTTTTCATTTCTAATGTTGTTGTTGTTGTCATCATTTATAGTTTTTATAGTTTATTATAGAACAACTTATTCTAACAAATTCCTACCATGACTTACTAACGTTTTAAAATAAAATAACTTTTAAACTTTAACATTTAATTCACTCACTGTTAAACAACAATGAGGTTTTCTAAATCGTTTTACTACTATATCCCCTTAATTATGATAAAAAACTTCTTTTGGATGTGCTCCGGTGCTGATCCTGATTTATTAAATGAAAGTCCCAAATCTGAACAAATAAAATATGCCGGCATTGGTGGTACTATTTTTTTCACTGCCGTTATGGCCTTTATTGCAAGTTCATACGCTTTATTTACGGTTTTTGACAATGCCTATATCGCAATCTCTTTTGGTTTAGTTTGGGGACTGCTTATTTTTAACCTAGACCGTTTTATTGTTTCTACAATTAAAAAGCGTAACAATGCTTGGCAAGAACTATTACAAGCATCACCACGGATTGTTCTAGCCATAATTATTGCCATTGTTATTTCTAAACCACTTGAGATGAAAATATTTGAAAAAGAAATAAACCAAGTGTTATTGGAACAAAAAAATGAACTTACACTACAAAATAAGAATCAAATAGCAGATCAATTTACTCCAGAAATTGAAAGAATTCAGTCCGAAATAAATACTATTAAAATTGAAGTGGACGCTAAAGAAAAAGAAGTTAATGATTTATATACAACTTACATTTCTGAAGCAGAAGGAACTTCAGGTACAAAGAAGCTTGGAAAAGGACCTGTGTATAAAGAAAAAAGAGAGAAGCATGATGCTTTACTTAATGAGCTACAACAACTAAAAAAAGAGAGCTCTACCAGTATCTCCGAAAAAGAGGCATCTATAATACTTTTAAGAAATAAACAAGAGCTGCAAATTACTAGAGACCAACCTATTATTAATGGATTTGACGGATTGATGGCTAGAATTAATGCTTTAGGTGAATTGGCATGGTTACCTTCATTCTTTATTTTTTTATTGTTTGTGGCTATTGAAACCGCACCTGTCTTAGCAAAAATTATGGCAACAAAAGGTGCTTATGATTTAAGATATGAAGAGCAAGAAGATGCCTTGAAAGTTTGGGTTGAACAACAAAAGAATCAAAGAGCTGCTTTATTATCTACAGACGTTGCTTTAAATGAAAAGGTATATTATGATGTTGCTAAAGATGAAGAAATTTACAACTACAAAAAGCAAAAAGCTAAAGACTTATTAAAATTACAGTCAGACAAATTCTATAAAAAACAAAGTGAAATTATCGGATAATTTTTAATGCTTATTTTTGATAAACAATTTATCATCATGAGATTACTAACTACCTATAGACTTGAATTAGACTTTGCGACTAAGAAAGATGCTGCATTTTTATTTGAATTGATGAATGATGCTGCGTATATAAAAAATATTGGAGATCGGAATATTAAAACAATTGCTGATGCTGAAAATTTTATAACTGATAAATATATTAAGAGTTATATAGAGCATGGTTATGGTTATTATATTATCAAATTAAAAGAAAATCTAAAACCAATTGGAATATGCGGAATCGTCAATAGAGAAGAAATGAGTTTCTTTGATATTGGATATGCTGTCTTACCTGAACATAGAAATAAAGGATTTGCATACGAAGCTACCAAAGCATTGTATGATTTTGCACAGAAAACTTTGCAAATAAATGAAATTGCTGCTATCACTGATCCTGATAATCATGAATCAATAGCATTAATTAAGAAGCTGGGAATGAAATATAAAAAAAAGATTCAGTTACCAAATGATGACATTGTATGTCATTTATATACAAATGAAAAACAAGCGTAGAAAAACTACATTCATAAAAAGCTTGAATGCGTTTTAAATTTTAAACTAGGGACTGTGCAATATTTTGTGTTTTAGCGATTATTTAGTTGAAAAATGATTTTGAAATTCATAGGCAAAAAATTTACCTTTAAATTTTTATCTTATGAACACAGAATTAGAAAAACAGTTGGAAGCCTTACTTGGTAAAATCACTAACAAAGAAGACTTTGATCAAGTCAAAGAACAATTACTTAAACGCGGTATTGAATCACTTTTAAGAGCAGAAATGACGGCTCATTTAGGTTACCAAAAAGGTGATTCCATAATTGCAAACAACCAGCGTAATGGTTTTTCACAGAAGACCATAAAAACGCAAAATGGAGAACAACGTATCCAAATCCCAAGAGATAGAGAGGCTAGTTTTGATCCAGTTATAGTTCCAAAACATCAGTCGATCAGTCAAGAATTAGAAGACTGTATCCAATTGCTTTACGCTAAGGGTATGAGCAATTTGGATATAATCGACTTTATCCACCGTACCTATGGTGTTAATTATTCAACATCACAGGTATCGATTATTACCAATCAATTATTAGAGGACATCAAGCTCTGGCAGAATAGGCCTTTAGAAGACGTTTATCCTATAATTTGGATAGATGCCATTCACTATAAAATAAGACAGGAAGGCAAGGTTATCTCTAAAGCTTGTATGATAGTTTTAGGTGTTAATACCGAAGGGCAACAGGATATTTTGAGCATGCATATTGTTGAAACCGAAAAAGCATCTGCTTGGATGTCTATTTTAGATGATCTGCGCTCTCGTGGAGTGAAAGATATTTTCTTTTTATGCTCGGATAACCTACCAGGACTTGACAAAGCGGTAGAAGCTATTTTCCCGGATAGCATAAGACAGATCTGTATTGTACATCAAATTAGAAACTCACTAAAATACGTGAGTTACAAAGACAGAAAAGCAATAATGACGGATATTAAAGGCATTTACCAAGCAGATAATGAACAGTTCGCTTTAGAAGCTCTCCAAATATT
The nucleotide sequence above comes from Aureibaculum algae. Encoded proteins:
- a CDS encoding sodium:solute symporter family transporter, with the protein product MTNGFEFWDYAVFVAYAILILGVGLWVSRDKDGHEKNAEDYFLASKSLPWWAIGTSLIAANISAEQFIGMSGSGFALGLAIASYEWMGAITLIIVGKYFLPIFIEKGLYTIPEFVEKRFSTNLKTILAVFWIALYVFVNLASVLYLGGLAIETIMGVDMIYAVIGLALFAAAYSLYGGLSAVAWTDVIQVVFLVLGGLATTYLALNTVSGGEGVIVGFSKVVEAAPEKFHMILDEFNADGSTNANYLNLPGIWVLIGGLWVANIYYWGFNQYIIQRTLAAKSLKESQKGILLAAALKIVIPLIVVIPGIAAYVMVNDPEIMKGLGEAGQLSLPSSGQADKAYPWLLQFLPTGLKGVAFAALAAAIVSSLASMLNSTSTIFTMDIYKQYINKNANDKVTVNVGRISAAVALVIAVIMAPLLGGIDQAFQFIQ
- the galE gene encoding UDP-glucose 4-epimerase GalE, translated to MKQKIVVTGGLGFIGSHVVVELQNEGFEVIIIDNLSNSSEDVLEGIKAITGVQPLFEKLDLRDKSLVVDFFSRHHDIMGVIHFAASKAVGESVKLPLLYYENNLNTLIYILQELQKKESSNFIFSSSCTVYGQADTLPITEAAPIKEAESPYGNTKQIGEEIIHDTCKVLENLKAIALRYFNPIGAHDSVIIGELPIGTPQNLVPFITQTGIGLREELSVFGDDYPTEDGTCIRDYIHVVDLAKAHVAALKRLISGDNADNYEVFNIGTGKGSSVLEVISAFEAVSNQKLNYKIVERREGDVIAAYADTTKANNVLGWKPKLDLMDALSSAWKWEQRIK
- a CDS encoding GNAT family N-acetyltransferase, producing the protein MRLLTTYRLELDFATKKDAAFLFELMNDAAYIKNIGDRNIKTIADAENFITDKYIKSYIEHGYGYYIIKLKENLKPIGICGIVNREEMSFFDIGYAVLPEHRNKGFAYEATKALYDFAQKTLQINEIAAITDPDNHESIALIKKLGMKYKKKIQLPNDDIVCHLYTNEKQA
- a CDS encoding dipeptidase yields the protein MDNLKPYVQQHKERFINELIEILKIPSISADSAFSQDVIDTSEAVKTALENAGCDHVEICETPGYPIVYGEKIIDKNLPTVLVYGHYDVQPPDPLNLWNSPPFEPVIKKTEIHPEGAIFARGSCDDKGQMYMHVKALEYMTENNNLPCNVKFMIEGEEEVGSESLAWFVKQNQEKLANDVILISDTGMISNTQPSITTGLRGLSYVEVEVTGPNRDLHSGLYGGAVANPINVLTKMIASLHDEDNHITIPGFYDNVEELSAAERAEMAKAPFSLEDYKNAIDIDAVYGEKGYTTNERNSIRPTLDVNGIWGGYTGEGAKTVIASKAFAKISMRLVPHQDWVEITELFKKHFESIAPKGVRVVVKPHHGGQGYVTPIDNIGYKAAAKAYEDSFGVTPIPQRSGGSIPIVALFEQELKSKTILMGFGLDSDAIHSPNEHFGIFNYLKGIETIPLFYKYFTELSSK
- a CDS encoding DUF4407 domain-containing protein — translated: MIKNFFWMCSGADPDLLNESPKSEQIKYAGIGGTIFFTAVMAFIASSYALFTVFDNAYIAISFGLVWGLLIFNLDRFIVSTIKKRNNAWQELLQASPRIVLAIIIAIVISKPLEMKIFEKEINQVLLEQKNELTLQNKNQIADQFTPEIERIQSEINTIKIEVDAKEKEVNDLYTTYISEAEGTSGTKKLGKGPVYKEKREKHDALLNELQQLKKESSTSISEKEASIILLRNKQELQITRDQPIINGFDGLMARINALGELAWLPSFFIFLLFVAIETAPVLAKIMATKGAYDLRYEEQEDALKVWVEQQKNQRAALLSTDVALNEKVYYDVAKDEEIYNYKKQKAKDLLKLQSDKFYKKQSEIIG
- a CDS encoding IS256 family transposase — its product is MNTELEKQLEALLGKITNKEDFDQVKEQLLKRGIESLLRAEMTAHLGYQKGDSIIANNQRNGFSQKTIKTQNGEQRIQIPRDREASFDPVIVPKHQSISQELEDCIQLLYAKGMSNLDIIDFIHRTYGVNYSTSQVSIITNQLLEDIKLWQNRPLEDVYPIIWIDAIHYKIRQEGKVISKACMIVLGVNTEGQQDILSMHIVETEKASAWMSILDDLRSRGVKDIFFLCSDNLPGLDKAVEAIFPDSIRQICIVHQIRNSLKYVSYKDRKAIMTDIKGIYQADNEQFALEALQIFKQNWEHKYVSAVQSWENNWDNLTAFLNYPKEIRKLIYTTNIIESFNASLRKYTRNKKVFPNDDAALKSIYLAAQSISAKWKKTRFKWGQIYNQLYICFPNRL